Within the Seriola aureovittata isolate HTS-2021-v1 ecotype China chromosome 24, ASM2101889v1, whole genome shotgun sequence genome, the region caggaaaaaagaacaagatgGTAAGCTTGAAAACATGGAGTGgccagcacagtctccagacttaaaccccatcgagctggtttgggatgaactggacagaagagTGGAAGCCAAGCAACCTACAAGTGCCACACATTTAtgggaacttctgcaacagACTTAAGAAGAACTTTCTGAAGAATATTTGATTTCTATTGTAGAAAGAATGCCACAAGTGTGTTCAGCTGTTATATCTGCCAAAGGTGGCTATTTTGATGAGTCAGAAGTTTAGAATACATTTTGGTCTATAAATTGATTCCATGATTTCTTTTACAACTCAAATTGCTTATTTGTTCTATGCTTTCATTTCAGAGTGCAATGACACAATaaactgaatcattttcagtaaaaaaaaaaaaaaaagtgggaaaagTGTGgttttctaaaacttttgaccggtagtgtgtgtgtatatatgtgtatatatatatacacacatgtgtatatatatatatatatatatgtgtatatatatacacacacatgtatatatatatatgtgtatatatatatatatatatatatatatatatacacacatgtgtatataatatatatatatgtgtatatatatatatatatatatatatacacacatatatatatatatatatatatatacacacatatatatatatatatatatatatatatatatatacacacatatatatatatatatacatacatgtgtgtgtatatatatatatatatatatatatatatatatacacatgtgtatatatatatgtatgtatatatatatacacatgtatatatatatatgtgtgtatatatatatatatatatatatacacatgtgtatatatataatatatatatatatatatacatatatatatatacacatgtgtatatatatatacatatatatatatatacatgtgtatatatatatacatacatatatatatacatgtgtgtatatatatatatacatacatatatatatataatatacatgtgtatatatatatatataatatatatatatatatatatgtgtgtatatatatatattatatatatatatgtgtgtgtatatatatatatatatatacatgtgtatattatatatatatatatatatatacatgtgtgtatatatatatatatatatatatatatatatgtgtgtatatatatatatatgtgtgtaaagtGTATATACTGACGTCCGGTGCAGCGTTTCCAGTGTGCATGTCCAACGTTCAGCAGCTCTCTGACTCCGTCGTCCATTGACTTTGTGAATTGACTGTACTGCTCACACCTCTGTTCACTAAACATtaccacacacagaaaacacacacgttagtacacactgtgacacaaacacagctgtaagTGACTATGATGAATGAGCTCAGCAGGTCCTTCCACCTCTCTGCACATCTGTCTGTATTGATCTGTAAAAGGCTTGAGACAGACGGTGCAGCCTGACAGACCACACCCAGGGCAGAGGAAGTCAAAGGACTGAGACTTACACCTGAGCAGCATCAagctctgcagcttcaggttCAATCAGAGTGAAGATCATGGGTCCCACCGCCTCGTCTCTCTCCGTCTTCCTCTTCCCCGCCTTCCACTCCTGAAACATCAAAACACTGCTTCAGCTAATCAGGACGAAGCTGACAAACCTCCtcacagctgattggctgaacgcgcgtgtgtgtgtgtgtgtatatatatatatatatatatatatatatatatatatatatatatatatgtgtgtatgtgtatgtatgtgtacacaGTCAGGGTAGGACTTCACCTTCTCATCTCTGTAGGTGAGGAAGAGCTGAAAGACGTCGCTCTGAGACACGACGGGGTGACGACACATTCGACTCATCCAGGCCTGTAAATGCTCCATCCTCATCCTGATGAAGTCCTCCTCAAACCTGCCTGAAAGCACAGGAACAACACTGGAACAAGGTGTGGGTTGTGCTGTCACCTACTGTCATCTATTCAAATCCAGCTGCTTGTCATACAGGTGTCAGGCTCGTACAGgtgtggttgtcatggtgatagCTCACCTGTGACCTGTTTGTCAGGCAGTGGGGGGATTGGCAACGCTGATCCGAACTTCTCCAGAAGACGCTCGTACAGCCAATCAAAATGCTTGTAGCGATGATTTACAGGTCTGTTAGTTGTCTGCAGGAAGAAGGAGGGTAAGAGAGTGAGTACTATAAGTACTACTACATACTACTGTGTAGTACTGTGAGTATTACTGTGTGGTACTGTGTAGTAGTGTGAGTATTACTGTGTAGCACCTTGTACTACTGTGTAATACAGTGTATAGTGCAGTGTAGTATTGTGTAGTAgtgtgtagtacagtgtagtacagcGTGTAGTACTGTGTCATACTAGGTAGTACTGTGTTGTACAGTGTAGTACTGTATAGTACTATGTAGCAGTGTGAGTATTACTGTGTAGCACCATGTAGTACTGTTTAGTACAGAGTGGTTTTGTTTAATTAGGGTTAGTTGTACTACTGTGTTGCGCAGTGTAGTACTTTGTTGTACAGTGTGCAGTACCGTGTAGTACAGTGTGTAGTACTGTGCAGTACAGTGTATAGTACAGTGTAGTACtgtgtgtagtactgtgtagtattGTGTAGTACACTGGGGGTGAGCTGGTACTCGATGTAGCTCTTCAGTCCGTACAGTTTGGATTCTTTCTTGGGATCAGCGATCACACAGTCCAGAGAGGATGCCGGGTACAACCAGACCGGACCCACCTCTCCCATCTGATTGGACAATGAgcaggagccaatcagagcgcagACAACGAGTGTGGTAGAATTATCAATAAAGGTGATTACTCACATAGACAGGAAGTCGGTCTCTGCTGTCAGCTGGTGGTTTGGCCAATAAGAAGACTTCTGGACTCGGACCTTTGGAAAACGGAAACCTGGGAACACACAGGATCACTGAGACCTACTGGGTTCTGCTGGGATCTACTATAAATCTGCTGTATATTGTGAAAGTTCATTCACTTGTTCAGGGAGATCTTCATGGAGGGTCCATGGGTACTTTGTCCTGAAGCTCCACCCTCCCCATCCACCTGATTATTACCGTGATAACCGCCCACTGACTGATCATCCCAGTCATCGTCCCACTCGCCGTCCTCGTCGTCAACAGCTGATAGAGACAGGACTTTGATCTTATTAAACAGATCaaataagttataaaaaattcatcttaaaatatttcaataatcTGCCAACAACCTTTTAACATGAGTGAATAACATATACCTTGCGTGTGCGTGTATCCATGACTATCCCACCCTCCTGTACTGTGAGAGACATAAGCCCCACCCCCTTCACCGCCGCCGACATTTCcaacctgaaacacacatgaagagGAGGACCAGCTCACCGTCAGTGCTCTGTGTGCCCggtgttttcatgtctgacTCAGATCATGTCATGGCTTCCCACAGGGAACTGTCGTGGATCACTGTTGTTCTGCATCTTTGAATCTCTGCATCTTTATGTATGCAGACAGTTCGCTCCTTTACTCGTAAGAGACAGAAATTGAGGGTTTTCATCTCTCAGGTGGTTTTGAGATTCTATTGGTTTTGAGTCTCCCCTACTTTCCAGGAAAGTAGTACAGGACTGACTCTTCCAGTGGTCCTTCTCCAGACCTTTGGGAGCAGACTGACCTCCAGTTCTACATTATGTATGAATAAATTGATGAGGTGATTctaaagatcagctctacctgtgatgaagacagaaaagaggTCCACACCTGCACTGACCTGGATTTCTTCTCACTGGAACAAGTTGCCTTCCATTTTCaatgaattatacaaaaaaagacaacttctgaaaaatgttattgtctcctgcagtttcattgcaaaaaaaTCATGTAGAAACATCTAAAAACTTTGCAACTTTCTTCACAACTTTaagaaaagctgcagtgaaatCAGGTATTTCAGCCGCAACAATCCTGGAGGGATTGATCGATCCTACAATCCTGCAGGAGCTCAGTGACAGAGGAGACGTGAACTGGCTCCAACAGGACGTTGAATGAAATCTCAGCTGAACTCACCTGTAAATACCCCTCTGGTACCAGTCCAGTTCGTCCGCTGGAGTCCTGGACTTCGATCCAGCCTCCACCCACAGTCTGCACAGACAGATACACTCATCATGACAAAGTGTGTCGTGTTTACTGTGTAAATACCATGTATGAATGTGTAGATAACACATCTGTGAGCTCGTACCTGGCTGAGCACAGTGagcgtctctccctctctgaccgACAGCTCATTGTTTCCTGGTTCAGCCGTGAAGTTGTACAGAACCTGAGcctgaaacacagcacagactCTATGACTTCTACTGTGAAAACATGGAGTTGTTGAGTGTCATGTTGATGATGCTCCTCGTGCTGAGCTCAGCACTGTGTCTCAGAGGAAGGTCTGGTTATCAGTGGAACTACAAACTgtgacttcctcctctgtcaacAGCTGTGGGACGTTTCTGTGTGAAACAGTCAGTCATTGTTTGTTCTCTTGAACGCTCTTGGCTGTCCATACCAGACTCCTGCAGACATTTACATGATTTCTGTTTGTGCTATCAAACAGCAGCTTTCTGTACTTCATGCCATCCTTCCCCTCATCTCATTATATTTGTAACAAGCCTAGCATAGAAAACTctaattatatattaatatttatattatatcatattttctAACTGTCCCATCAAGCTCCTACACATTTCTGAACATGTTTGCTTTGTTAGTTTCTGTTGTAGTTCTAgtatctatatatatttgtagaaaactgtaaattaaaaataccatgtttgctgtttttcttagTTATCCCATAAGATTGTTTCCTCCCAGACTCTATAGGTTGTTTATATAATTTCTGTACATTGTGAATAAGCGACTTCCTGTTCTTTTATcgtttaaaaacccacaaagagGATTTCTAATATCtctattatatataaataacatttatataCATGTCTGCAGGAGTGAGTTGTTTCACATCTTTCATAgtctttgattctttctttagaaaaatgaataacaatCCTTTTAATAACAAGACTTTAAATTCTACAGTAGAAAACGgacttttcctcctctgacatctTTAGATTTCCTTGCCTCATGTTTATAATTAAACAGAGAGTTTTTCTAACTTATTTTCGTATTTTTCTCTCATGAAAAAGCCTTTAATCCTCCTCCACAAGTTTTAGAATATC harbors:
- the LOC130165276 gene encoding sorting nexin-9-like, translated to MALKAQVLYNFTAEPGNNELSVREGETLTVLSQTVGGGWIEVQDSSGRTGLVPEGYLQVGNVGGGEGGGAYVSHSTGGWDSHGYTHTQAVDDEDGEWDDDWDDQSVGGYHGNNQVDGEGGASGQSTHGPSMKISLNKFPFSKGPSPEVFLLAKPPADSRDRLPVYMGEVGPVWLYPASSLDCVIADPKKESKLYGLKSYIEYQLTPSTTNRPVNHRYKHFDWLYERLLEKFGSALPIPPLPDKQVTGRFEEDFIRMRMEHLQAWMSRMCRHPVVSQSDVFQLFLTYRDEKEWKAGKRKTERDEAVGPMIFTLIEPEAAELDAAQVEQRCEQYSQFTKSMDDGVRELLNVGHAHWKRCTGPLPKEYKRIGRAFRNLSNVFNSSKYPGEETLTDAMTAAGETYEEIAVIVAQQPQKDLHFLLETNSEYKGLLSCFPEIIAVHKAAVEKVKEADRLVSAGKINNNDRKWMNQRISCMSYSLQAEMNHFHSNRIYDYNRVMQLYLEQQVTFYQQIADKLRAALSQFTTL